From Paenibacillus graminis:
AAAGGCCATCGGGGACGGTGCAGGCCTAAGTGTTATTCCTACTTATCTTTTGGAAAATTCGGGTGATAAACGGACAAAGGTTATTTTCGGGGAATTAAAAGTGAACAATGAGCTGTTCTTCGCCTATAAACTAAAAGATAAACAACTGCCCCAGATCCATGAGATGATGACAATCATACGTGAAAATGGGTAAAAAACGCAGCCAGTCTATATCCGATGTATAAAAATATTTATGGTTAACCTGCTATTTCATAATTTGTTTTATAGCATTAACGGAATTAGAATAAAGGAGGCAAAAAAATATAGTATTGGAGGCAAGTATAATGGCAAAAAAAGTGTTGATCGTCGTTACAAATCATACGGAAATTCATGAAGGCAGACCGACTGGGATCTGGCTGTCTGAGTTTGCCGAAGCCTATATGGGATTTACCAGCCAAGGGTATGAAGTTCTGGTGGCTAGTCCTCTAGGAGGAAAAGCTCCTGTCGATCCAGGCAGTGTGGATGGGCAGACACCGCAGGAAATTTTGGATGCCAAAAAATATCTGGAGAATACTGCAAAGCTTAATGAGGTATCTGCTGAAGGTTTTGATGCTATTTTCTTGCCGGGGGGTCACGGAACAATGTATGATTTGCCTGATAATCAGGCTCTTCAGAAGCTGCTGCGCGATTTCTATGAAGCGGACAAGATTGTAGCTGCCGTATGCCATGGACCTGCCGGACTGGTGGGTGCTACATTGTCTTCGGGTCAACCCCTGGTGGCCGGCAAGCGCGTAAATGCTTTTACGGATCGTGAAGAGGCGGACACGACGCTGGATAAGCATTTGCCTTTCCTGCTTGAAAGCAAGCTGCGTGATTTGGGTGCTATCTATGTGGCTGCGCCGAATTGGACTTCTCATGTTGAAGTGGACGGCAACCTGATTACAGGCCAGAATCCACAGTCGACGGTTGCTGTAACTCAAGCGGTTATCGCAAAACTGGGCTAATTCCACAATCAAGGTTCTATAACGGCCTCATCCTAAACAACAACCCCTGGCTGTTAAAAAGCACAGGGGTTGTTGTGCTTTTCCTTAGGTAATGGATGCCTTGTAAATGGCCTCAGTGGATTGTGCGAGCAACGCATTGAATTCATCGTCTGATTGCTGGTCGCTTAGCCCTTGCGATAAAGCGCGGGAGAAGCTGGCGATCAGCCCGTGGTTATGTGCGAGCTTGTCATTGGCTTCCGCTTGTGTATAACCGCCGGACAAAGCCACCACCCGTACCACATGCGGATCTTGGATTAAATCGCGGTAGAAATCATCTTCAGACGGGATAGACAGCTTCAGCATGACTTTTACGTCTGTGCCAAGAGCGGATAACAAGGCGGAGATTTCCTGTTTTAGAAGCCGTTCGGCTTGTCCTTTATCTGCCATGTGAATATCCACTTCGGGTTCGATAATCGGCACCAGGCCATAGGAGGCGATTTGCTTCGCGATGGCAAACTGCTGTTCAACCACTTGTTTGATGCCGGCAGGATTCGCTTCCTTGATTAGTGAGCGCATCTTGGTCCCAAAGATATTTTTTTGCACGGCGCGCTTCAGGAGATCATCCAATCCGGGGATAGGCTTCATGAGCTGAACCCCGTTTTCAGGCTCGGCCAGCCCTTGATCGATTTTTAAAAAAGGCACTATGCCTTTCTGCTCCCACAGATAATCTGCAGTTAATTGGCCGTCAATGGAGCGGTCCATCGTGTTCTCAAAAAGGATTGCACCCAAAATATGTCTGGAATCAAACGCCGGGCTCTTGATAATACGTGTTCTCATCTCATGCACCAGTTCAAACATCTCTTCTTCATTGGAATAGCGGTCTTCCTGAATACCGTATTGCAGCAGCGCTTTGGGAGTGCTTCCGCCGCTTTGATCCAAAGCTGCAATAAAACCCTTACCTGTGTGAATCCGTTCCAATTGTTTCGTATTCATGGATATGTCCCCTTCCCTTCCGTAAAGTGAATGACAACTGTTTCAATCATGTATAGTTTAGTTAGAAAAAACGAACAATGCAAACTAGATGAAAAAAGACAGGGAAGCCAATCAGGCAGGGAGGGTGAGTTCACATGAGTATTGATTTGATCTGCACGATAGGTCCGGCCAGTTCATCTCCTGCTGTCCTCAAGGAATTGCTGCTGGGCGGGATGACTTCCGCCCGGCTCAACATGTCACACGGGAGCCATGAGGAGCATGGGCGGGTTATTGAAGCTGTGCGGGCAGCCGCCGCCGAAACGGGACAGCCCTTGAGGATTATGGGGGACTTGCAGGGACCGAAAATCCGTCTGAAGAGCATCCAAGGGGACGCGGTTTCATTAGAAGAGGGCCGGACGTTTATCCTTGACCAGTCAGATGAACCGGGAAACCGGGACCGGGCTGCGCTCGATAATCCCGGGGTGATGGAAGATATTTCACAAGGAGCTGCTATCTTAATCAATGACGGGGAAGTCAGGCTTGAGGTGACGGAGAAGCATCCGCAAAGGATCACAACAAAGGTTATAGTCGGTGGTATGATCGGCAGCCGAAAAGGCGTTAATCTTCCGGGAACGATAATCCGCTTGCCGGCCATTACGGAAAAAGATAAACAGGATCTTCAATTCCTGCTGGAGCATCATGTGGATTGGATTGCTTGTTCTTTTATCCGCGAGGCTTCGCATCTGCAGGAAATCCGGGAGTATGTATCCCAACTAGGGAAATACAGCCAACCGGGGCTTATATCCAAGATTGAAACCGTACAAGCTGTCCGTAACTTTCCAGCCATCATGGAGGCGTCCGACGGAATCATGATTGCGCGCGGAGATCTGGGGGTGGAGCTTCCTTTTGAGCGAATCCCGTTCATTCAGAAAATGGTGCTCCGCGAGTGCAGTCTATCCAAGACCTATGTAATTACGGCTACCCAAATGCTGCAATCCATGGTGGAGCATCCGGTTCCGACACGCGCAGAGGTCACAGATGTCTCTCAGGCTGTTCTGGACGGGAGCGATGGCGTGATGCTGTCAGCGGAAAGCTCGGTCGGCCATTATCCGGTGCGAAGCACACAAGTCCTGAATACGGTCGCCAAATTTGCGGAGAACATGCGTGAGCAGGGAGAGAGCGGTATTTCACTGGAGGAGTTATGCGAGGACGACCCTTTTGATGAGCTGTTCAAGAAGGTTGCTCTCCTTAACCGGGCGGATTGATCTGCATCACATTTGGTTCCATATTGATGATCTTGGTTTTCGTCTGGCCCGGTCTCTGCGTTAATGGGATAATAAAGCAATAGGCAGTGTACCGCTCGGAAGAAATAAAAGCTTGAATTGTGGGCTCAAAAATGTTACACTCTTAAACGTGAGAAATTTACAAATCACATTGCAGCCTCTTTATTAGAATAGGACGGTACTGCATATGTGGACTCTTAGCTCAGTTGGTAGAGCAGTTGACTCTTAATCAATTGGTCCAGGGTTCGAGTCCCTGAGAGTCCATCCTGAAGAAACGGCAGAAATGCCGTTTCTTTTTTTGCGTAGAATAATAAGTCCGAAACCCAAAGAAATGCCCTTCCGGCTTCTTATTGGGAAGCGAAAGGGCGGGCAGTTGCTTTCTCGACTTTCAGTTATGCTACATTCATTATTCCGCAGCAATACTTACCGTGCCTCCAGATAAGCAATGCCAAGCGCCCCGGTTACAGGGTTGCGGTAAGTCTCGCAGGCCACATCGAATACCTGGCCGATTAATTCCTTCGTCAATATATCCTCAGGTTTCCCGCTGGCGGCCACTTGGCCTTTTTTCATCACATACAGATAATCGCAGTATTCCGCCGCAAGAGTGAGGTCATGGAGCGCAGCGAGAATGCCGATGTCAAGCTTTTTGACGATATTTAGAATTTGCAGCTGATATTTGATATCCAGATGGTTGGTGGGTTCATCCAGAATCATGAATTCCGGCTGCTGGGCCAGAACACGGGCGAGAATTACACGCTGCTTCTCTCCGCCTGACAATGAATTATAGCTGCGGTCTGCATAACCCTCCAGATTGACCTTGCGCAGAGCCGCAGAGACGATATCCGCATCCTCTTGATTGTCTGTCTCCAGCATCCCTTTATGCGGGGTTCTGCCCATCGCGACCATTTCCCGCACGGTGAAGTCGAAGCTCAGTTCGTTGAACTGGCCGACCACACCCAGCTTTTGCGCCACGAGTCGGGGACTGGATTTCATCAGATTCATTTCAGACAGGGATACTTTGCCCTGGCGCGGTTTGATAACTTTATAAATGCTCTTGAGGAGCGTAGATTTGCCGCAGCCGTTCGGACCGATGAGGCCGACGAATTGTTTGTTTCTGACCTTCAGGGAGACATCCTTTACGATATTTGCATCGGCAAAAGATACGCTTAAATGCTCAACATTCAAATTCATTAGTTTTTCCCTCCAAATGCGTAGCCTTTTTTGATCAGCATGTACATGAACATCGGGGCGCCAATCAAGGCGGTAATGATCCCGATCGGGAGCTCCACATTTGGTACAATCGTCCGGGCGATCACATCGGTCCAGATCAGGAAAATAGCACCGAACAGAACGGACGTTGGCAGCAGCCTCCGGTGATCGGAGCCAACCAGGCCTCTGACCAAATGGGGAATGATGAGCCCCACGAATCCGATCATGCCGCAGCTTGCCACCATCACCCCTGTAATCAGCGCGGTAATCATCATATAGGCTTTGCGGAATGCCCCCAGATGAATCCCCAGAGTGACTGCAGCTTCATCCCCAAGCAGCATGGCGTTCAGAACCCGGAATTGCATCAGGAAAAAGAAAATGGCGGCTAGGACAGCTACTGAGATCAGCGGCAGCTTATCCCAGCTGGCAGCAGCGAGGCTGCCCATCGTCCAGAAGGTAACGGTCTTAATGCCTTCCGCATTGTTGGCAAAGTATACAATGAAGTTGGCAAAGGCCGTACATAAAGCATTAATAACCATACCGGCCAGGACGAGTTTGACGGAGGTCATTTTGCCGCCCGCGCTGGCCAGAATCAAGACCAGAAGTGAAGCGCCGACCGCACCCGCGAAGGCCCAGAAGGCAACGCCCGTCTGGCCCAGCAGCCCCATAGAGCCGAAGCCGATCAGGATGGCGAAAGTTGCTCCAAGCGAAGCGCCGGAAGAGATACCGAGTATGTACGGATCAGCAAGAGGGTTCTGTACGGCCGCCTGCATAATCGTTCCGCACAGCGTCAGCCCGGCACCAATGAACATGGCCATGAGAACGCGGGGAAAGCGGATTTTCCAGATGATATCGACGAATGAACCGGAGGTCAGCTCCTGGATATCTCCAATTTGAATGCCCGTGATGTGGTGGAGCAGAATCCGGTACGATTGCGAAACGGGAATATCGACCTGTCCAAAGGAGACAGCCGCACCCGCTGACAGAATTGTAATCATCAGCAGGATGCCTATGACAGTCAAAAAGCCATATCGGGTATGAATGATAGATTTCTTGGGTTCGGATTGTGCTGCTAGATCAGTTTGCATGTCATTCATAAGGCTCCTTATATTAAATTAAAATGTTTAATTTAAAATATAATTCATAATGAGAATGATTGTCAATGATAATAATTCTCATTGACAGGCAGTCCAACTTTCTATATTCTACGTTTGTATCCCTTGCAGGACACCGTCTTGTCACAATTCATTCAGGATACACAAATGTACATACAGAAAAGGGGACTAGGCAATGAAGAAATCATTTAAAAGATATATGCCGCTGCTGGCGGTTTTGGTAATGGCAGTTATGCTTGCAGCATGTTCATCCGGTACGAAGAATGCGAATGAACCGTCTGAATCGGCTGCACCTGCAAACAGCGCTCCGGCCAGCACGCAGGAAGCTGCTCCAAGCACCAAGACGGTATATCCGCTCACCATTGAGAACTACACCAATAACGGTGAAGGAACGGAATGGAAGGTTAAGTCACAGACTTTTGACAAGGCGCCTGAAAAGGTGGTAGCCAATACCCAGGGAGCGGCTGAGCTGCTGATCAAGCTGGGCTTGACGGACAAAATGGTCGGCGTAGCTGCCCTTTACGGTGCGGGCGATCCGGCGGTGCAGGAGGAGTTCAAGAAGATTCCTGTTATCTCCAAGGAATATGCAAGTAAAGAGCTGGTTGTAGGCGCAAGTCCTGATCTCGTTCTGGGACGCAGTGACCTGTATGCGGATGCGGATTGGGGCAGCGGGACTGTAGAAGGGTTAAACGAACTGGGCATCAAAACGTTCGTGCAAAATACCAGCGTTAAGGGAGCCACACTCGACAGCTTGTACAAGGACATTGAACAGATCGGGCAAATCTTTGATGTGCAGGAGAATGCAGCCGCCTATACCGCTGAATTGAAAAAGCGGGCACAATCGCTTAAGGATAAGGCCGCAGCCAGTGGGGAAAAAACCTTTGCTTATGTGTCTGATGGCGGCAATGGGGCAATCGCCGTGTACAGCGGGAACACCGACACTTTTGCCGGAGATGTCCTTGGTTTGCTGGGACTCAAAAACAGCTTCGGCACGGTTACCGGAGAAATCAGCAAAGAACAGCTGATCGCAACTAACCCCGATGTCCTGCTGCTCTCGGTGTATACCGGAGGCGTGGACCCGGAGAAGACGCTGAAGGCTTTTTATGCCGACCCTTCCCTGCAAAGTCTGAATGCTGTTAAGAACAAAACCATTTATGCGATCGACTTCAACCAGTTCTGGGGGTACAGCTACTCAATCTTTGATGGGGCTGAGAAGCTGGCTTCTGAAATAACCGCTAATAAATAAGAGCAGCAGAGAAATCCGCATACTAGAAGCAGATTGGGCCGTCACCCATGTGACGGTTCGATCTGCTTTTTGAGTGGCGGAAGAGAAGTTTGGATACTTACGGAGCGAATGCGTCCGGAATTTAAATTTTGAATATTCAACTATAAAGATATAGAATATAGTAATTGAATTGACAACAGCTTGGGGGAACAAAGTAGTGGAACTTGGAATCAGCACTTTTGTCGAAACCACACCTGATGTAATCACAGGTGAAACGATGAGCCATGCGGAGCGGCTGCGTGAAGTAGTAGAAGAAATTATGCTCGCGGACCAGGTGGGGCTGGATGTATATGGTGTAGGGGAGCACCACCGCCCGGATTTTGCCGCATCCTCGCCTGCGGTAGTCATGGCTGCGGCAGCGTCCCTGACCTCCCGAATCCGGTTGACCAGCGCGGTGATGATCCTGTCGTCAGCCGATCCGGTGCGCGTCTATCAGGATTTTGCCACACTGGACGGTTTGTCGGGCGGACGGGCTGAGATTATGGTGGGCCGTGGTTCGTTTACGGAGTCCTTTCCTTTATTCGGATGCGATCTGAAAGACTATGAAACCTTATTCGAAGAGAAGCTTGATTTGCTGATGAAGCTCCAGACGTCCGAGAAGGTAAGCTGGGAAGGGCAGCATAGACCTGCCATACATAACCTGGGAATTTATCCGCGTCCGGTGCAGCAGCCATTGCCTGTGTGGATTGCCAGTGCGGGAAGTCCCGAGTCAGCCGTACGTGCAGGAGCACTTGGGCTGCCTTTTGCGCTGGCTATGATTGGTCCGGTGCATCCCCTGGACTTTGCGTCACAGGTTAAGCTCTATAAAGAAGCGGCTGCCCATGCAGGCCATGACAGCTCACGGCTGCCGATTGCGGCGCATGCGCATGGTTTTATTGCGGCGGATACCCGGAAGGCGATTGAACAGTTTTTTCCGTCCACCTATGCGCGGACCAATGTCAGAGCGGCAGAGAAAGGGCTTCCGCCTTATCACCGCGCGGATTACGATGCGGCATGCAGCTTCGACGGAGCTTTATATGTGGGGGACCCGGCAAGTGTCGCGGACAAAATCATTCATCTGCGAAAGCATGTAGGCGTTACAAGATTTCTGCTGCATGTTCCGCACGGCACAATGCCCCACGCTGAGGTGATGGAAGCGATCAGGCTGCTCGGCACCGAAGTGGCGCCCCGCGTCCGTGAGGAAGTAGCGCTTTGGGAGAAGAACAACCTGTAAGATACCTGAATTACACGACATTTGACAACCTGGGGAGGTAGCAGCTCTGATGAAAGAGCAAATGAATGTCTGGAAACGGCAATGGCAGGAGCTTATTCAGGCACTTGGGCAAAAAGGTGCAAACACCCGGTTTAACGTTGGTCCTCCTGCTGCGGAGAGCAGGCTTGCCGGAGTGGAAGCTAGGCTCGGAATCCGGCTTCCGCTGGAGCTGCGTTCCCTGCTGAAAGAGGGGGCAGGCAAAGCTTATGTCTATTGGAATCTGCCAGATGCAGCGATTCTTCCCTTTGAGGTGAGCGGAGAGCTGGGCTGGGATGCGGACCAGCTGGATTTTTTCGTTACTCCCGACGAAGAAGATTCCGGGGAGACTCAGCGTTATCTCAGTTTACATCCGGCAGGCAACGGGGATGAGCTGCTGTTGGATTTGCATAGCGCTTCTGAAACCGCAGTCGTGCATTGGGCCCACGAAACGGCGGAATATCTGCTGCTGGCTCCAAAGATCACGGATTTCATCGGCAAGGTTACGGCGCTGGGTTGTGTAGGTGCGGAGGAATGGCAGTACCCGGAATTTTGCGGTGAGGCCGGGTTGGACCCGGAGAAGCCCGCCAGCAGACAATGGATGGCCTGGTTGAATGAATATTTGACACTGACTCTGGCGCAGGCACAGAAGGAGCTCTCCTTACTCCTTCGCTATGCAGAAATGTTCGGGATGGATCAGGAGACTGCTGAAGCTTTTGGCCGATATGACGCGGATGAGGTGCTGCAGGCTTTTTTGGATCGGGCAGGACAGGAGCGTGACAGCCATAACAAAGAAGCCATCCTTTGTCTTGCGGGAGATGTGCTTAAGGAAAAGGCAGCGGATCTCGTACGCTCAATCTGGGCAGAGACTCTTCCCCTTGAAGTAAGCCGGAGTACACTTGCTTACCTGTCAGCTCATTGTCTTCCGGAGGATGAAGGGTTGGAGCGTGTCTTCCGCTTGCTGGAGCAATTGGCGGCAACCCAAAAGCTGAGCGGTTATCAAGCGAACTCGCTGCTGCAGGATTTTCACAGCCGCAGGGTGCTGGGGTGGATGGAGGATAAGATCGCTTTTCCTTATGACGGGTGGGATACACTTTATGTTCACTCACAGCCCACACCGTCCGACATTGTAATGTGGCTTGGCGGCAGTGACGTTCAGCGCCAGATCGTTATCGCTGCGTTTCCTGTTTTGTATAGCAATACCGGGGCTGAGGTCTTCAGCCCTGCTGAATTGCAGCAGATCCGCTGTCTGCTGGAACAGGCACTGGATG
This genomic window contains:
- a CDS encoding FecCD family ABC transporter permease, with the translated sequence MQTDLAAQSEPKKSIIHTRYGFLTVIGILLMITILSAGAAVSFGQVDIPVSQSYRILLHHITGIQIGDIQELTSGSFVDIIWKIRFPRVLMAMFIGAGLTLCGTIMQAAVQNPLADPYILGISSGASLGATFAILIGFGSMGLLGQTGVAFWAFAGAVGASLLVLILASAGGKMTSVKLVLAGMVINALCTAFANFIVYFANNAEGIKTVTFWTMGSLAAASWDKLPLISVAVLAAIFFFLMQFRVLNAMLLGDEAAVTLGIHLGAFRKAYMMITALITGVMVASCGMIGFVGLIIPHLVRGLVGSDHRRLLPTSVLFGAIFLIWTDVIARTIVPNVELPIGIITALIGAPMFMYMLIKKGYAFGGKN
- a CDS encoding SMI1/KNR4 family protein translates to MKEQMNVWKRQWQELIQALGQKGANTRFNVGPPAAESRLAGVEARLGIRLPLELRSLLKEGAGKAYVYWNLPDAAILPFEVSGELGWDADQLDFFVTPDEEDSGETQRYLSLHPAGNGDELLLDLHSASETAVVHWAHETAEYLLLAPKITDFIGKVTALGCVGAEEWQYPEFCGEAGLDPEKPASRQWMAWLNEYLTLTLAQAQKELSLLLRYAEMFGMDQETAEAFGRYDADEVLQAFLDRAGQERDSHNKEAILCLAGDVLKEKAADLVRSIWAETLPLEVSRSTLAYLSAHCLPEDEGLERVFRLLEQLAATQKLSGYQANSLLQDFHSRRVLGWMEDKIAFPYDGWDTLYVHSQPTPSDIVMWLGGSDVQRQIVIAAFPVLYSNTGAEVFSPAELQQIRCLLEQALDEAVLKKEKQAVRDALGLLA
- a CDS encoding type 1 glutamine amidotransferase domain-containing protein, which translates into the protein MAKKVLIVVTNHTEIHEGRPTGIWLSEFAEAYMGFTSQGYEVLVASPLGGKAPVDPGSVDGQTPQEILDAKKYLENTAKLNEVSAEGFDAIFLPGGHGTMYDLPDNQALQKLLRDFYEADKIVAAVCHGPAGLVGATLSSGQPLVAGKRVNAFTDREEADTTLDKHLPFLLESKLRDLGAIYVAAPNWTSHVEVDGNLITGQNPQSTVAVTQAVIAKLG
- a CDS encoding LLM class flavin-dependent oxidoreductase, giving the protein MELGISTFVETTPDVITGETMSHAERLREVVEEIMLADQVGLDVYGVGEHHRPDFAASSPAVVMAAAASLTSRIRLTSAVMILSSADPVRVYQDFATLDGLSGGRAEIMVGRGSFTESFPLFGCDLKDYETLFEEKLDLLMKLQTSEKVSWEGQHRPAIHNLGIYPRPVQQPLPVWIASAGSPESAVRAGALGLPFALAMIGPVHPLDFASQVKLYKEAAAHAGHDSSRLPIAAHAHGFIAADTRKAIEQFFPSTYARTNVRAAEKGLPPYHRADYDAACSFDGALYVGDPASVADKIIHLRKHVGVTRFLLHVPHGTMPHAEVMEAIRLLGTEVAPRVREEVALWEKNNL
- a CDS encoding ABC transporter substrate-binding protein, whose protein sequence is MKKSFKRYMPLLAVLVMAVMLAACSSGTKNANEPSESAAPANSAPASTQEAAPSTKTVYPLTIENYTNNGEGTEWKVKSQTFDKAPEKVVANTQGAAELLIKLGLTDKMVGVAALYGAGDPAVQEEFKKIPVISKEYASKELVVGASPDLVLGRSDLYADADWGSGTVEGLNELGIKTFVQNTSVKGATLDSLYKDIEQIGQIFDVQENAAAYTAELKKRAQSLKDKAAASGEKTFAYVSDGGNGAIAVYSGNTDTFAGDVLGLLGLKNSFGTVTGEISKEQLIATNPDVLLLSVYTGGVDPEKTLKAFYADPSLQSLNAVKNKTIYAIDFNQFWGYSYSIFDGAEKLASEITANK
- a CDS encoding fructose bisphosphate aldolase; the encoded protein is MNTKQLERIHTGKGFIAALDQSGGSTPKALLQYGIQEDRYSNEEEMFELVHEMRTRIIKSPAFDSRHILGAILFENTMDRSIDGQLTADYLWEQKGIVPFLKIDQGLAEPENGVQLMKPIPGLDDLLKRAVQKNIFGTKMRSLIKEANPAGIKQVVEQQFAIAKQIASYGLVPIIEPEVDIHMADKGQAERLLKQEISALLSALGTDVKVMLKLSIPSEDDFYRDLIQDPHVVRVVALSGGYTQAEANDKLAHNHGLIASFSRALSQGLSDQQSDDEFNALLAQSTEAIYKASIT
- the pyk gene encoding pyruvate kinase gives rise to the protein MSIDLICTIGPASSSPAVLKELLLGGMTSARLNMSHGSHEEHGRVIEAVRAAAAETGQPLRIMGDLQGPKIRLKSIQGDAVSLEEGRTFILDQSDEPGNRDRAALDNPGVMEDISQGAAILINDGEVRLEVTEKHPQRITTKVIVGGMIGSRKGVNLPGTIIRLPAITEKDKQDLQFLLEHHVDWIACSFIREASHLQEIREYVSQLGKYSQPGLISKIETVQAVRNFPAIMEASDGIMIARGDLGVELPFERIPFIQKMVLRECSLSKTYVITATQMLQSMVEHPVPTRAEVTDVSQAVLDGSDGVMLSAESSVGHYPVRSTQVLNTVAKFAENMREQGESGISLEELCEDDPFDELFKKVALLNRAD
- a CDS encoding ABC transporter ATP-binding protein, encoding MNLNVEHLSVSFADANIVKDVSLKVRNKQFVGLIGPNGCGKSTLLKSIYKVIKPRQGKVSLSEMNLMKSSPRLVAQKLGVVGQFNELSFDFTVREMVAMGRTPHKGMLETDNQEDADIVSAALRKVNLEGYADRSYNSLSGGEKQRVILARVLAQQPEFMILDEPTNHLDIKYQLQILNIVKKLDIGILAALHDLTLAAEYCDYLYVMKKGQVAASGKPEDILTKELIGQVFDVACETYRNPVTGALGIAYLEAR